CAAGCTGCGAGGCGCGAGCGGCGAGCCTGCGAAATGTTTGTGGGGCTGGGAATTTAAGACTCTCAGAAAGCCCGTTTCGAGTTTTCTCCTCCCGCCCAAGAAATCCCCAAGTTTCTGACTGTTGAGTCTGTCGGCATCTACAACTCTGCTCTCTCTCACCTCTGCGAGTCTGCACTCTGCAGTGCTTGTCCTTGCCATCGCCCAATGCCCATTGCAGTAGGCGGGCGCTGCAGTGTACTGGCACCGCCAACAGTGACTGTCGTCGCCGTTTCTTCCTGTTGCACTGACCGCCGGCTCTCAACTgtaagttcttcttcttcttctaatttTCTTCTTGAGTGTTTATTTTTAAGAGACACAGGCTAGCCTGTTAGGGCACCGACGCCACCtagtaagtctctctctctctctcgctatgtCACTATTTCTTTTGTTCCTACTTTGATTTGGGCGTCTGATTTGGGGTTGTATTTAGCCTCTTTTGATTGCTGTTTGGCCGTTTGGAGTTTTAGAATTTAGATTGCCAGTTACTGCCAGTCTCTGGGCGTTTTGATTTGCCCCTTTTAGTGCTGATTTGGGTTTTATTTAGCTACTGGATGACTGAATGGTGATGTTATAATGTTCATGTTACCCTGTTCGGCTgttccttttcagttttcataaTTCCTGAAGGCATGCTATAATGTTCATGAAACCCTGTTCGTTCGGCTAttcattttcagttttcagAATTAGGTGGATCAAACCCCCTATCTTCTACCTGTCTCATCTAATAATCTCTATTGTGATATTACAGACagttcaatattttttgtaCATGTTTGTAGGTATATCAGAAGACTTTGTAGTGGTGCACTTTCTCTGGCGAGAGGCTGCCAGCGACTGGAACCCTCGGCGGTGAgccttttcctcctcctcctcctccttcttttcctcctcctcctcctcctccttcttttcctccttgttttttatttcgcTTAGTTGTGTCGTCTCCTTCTTTTCTCCCGCTTCTGAGACGCCGGACTGTGTGGCTTGGTTCCGTTAGGAGTTATTACGGATGTGCACTCTCAAAAGTTCCGTCGAGATTTTGGAGTGGAGAAGAAAGTAAAGTTGCGCCAAGCAAACTATAAGTTCAAGAAACAGTCCCGACGGTTGGGGCGGCACTGAAGGATGCAGTGTTTAGCATAACATGATCCAACTGCAGATTTCCTGATAGACGGCATTTGCTCATGCAGGATTTAAAAGATCAGCTACTTCTCATCCATCCAACATAACACATTTCTTTGGCCTTTCCTGTGAGAACTGAGACGTTGAGATGAAGGTGAATAATATTTGTTCTCTTTTGGTTGTTAGCTGTTGTCTCTGCTTGTTGTTTATGATGTTACATCTGAGAACACTCTTATTGTAGCATAATATGTTGTCATTCCTTTTCACGTTTTACATTCACTTACATTATGCTGTTGACAGTGTTGCCTGGACATGATTTTTAATTAGATTTccctttcattgattttgattGAAGGCTGTATCATTGTGCTTCCTGTTTTCCTCTAGATAATACTAGAAACCCGATTCCAGTGCAGCTTATCTGTCTTTATTTGAGTTAGTGCACCAGGATCCACTGCAGTACAAAATATGTGTACCATTTGCATTTCTATACTAGCCTTGTACAAATGTTGAATGCACTCATCACATCAAAGCTTATAGTTCCAGGTAGAAAGGAATAAATTGTGGAGAAGTGGAAGGGAAGTGAGAGGTAGAGGAGCCCCAATACTATTCCTACATTGCAAGATAGGTGACTCCCTTGAGCAATGATGCTAGAATGTTCCTGTTGGGGTGATTCAACAGCAACCTTAAACTCATCCAAATGAATGACCCCTTCGCTAGTTGTCTATGCCTTGAggacaatttaatttataattCGGCTGTTGGGTTCTGTTTGAGTGAATCTAGTTTCATTCTGTTTGCCTTAAGTTTTGCCTTACACCCAAAAAATTCAGCTACCTGGAgtgtttattttttgaaagtgtTAAGTGCACtctgttttgtgtttttatccCTTGGAGTCTTATTACCTGTAGAAACTTTGAAATTGCAACGCAAAGCTCCATGTGAATCCCCACTATTGAACTAGTCACACTTTTCTTCCCTACTTCTTATTGCACTAGTTGGTTAAATTCTTTGCCACATATGTACATTAAGtggttttcttttattcaaGGTTCCTTACCTAGTCTAAATTAATGCCAATGGTTCCTTTTTTGTCCACAGAGTTGTTTTCCAGTGAAGCTTTCTGCATGAGTGTAATGACTTATGATTCTCCACGAGGTTGTTTTTTAGTCAAACTTTCAATAATATGCCTAATTTTGGCAATaacttaaaaagttaaaaggttTGCGAGTTCTTTGAAATGGTTAAAGTGGCATTTGGATGTTTTCATGCTTaacaggaaaacaaaaattaaggcTACTTTACATCAAATTTGCTGTCAAGTTCATGCCAGTGTTGGCCCTGTGCcctactttttctctctcttgtctcttgTCTCATCATTTGCTGCATATTTTCCTAACTTCTTTATCTTGCTGGCGTCACCATCACCTTTTCTTGTTCATACTTTTGTTCTACATGTCCCTAAGCACATTTTtaacaacaataaaataaataaataagagtAGAAAGATGTAAAATATGAAAGTGAataaaagaagagaatgagaataACAAGTAATAAGGTTTTTGATATTGGATTTCAATTAAGTACATAGAATGCAATATGCACCCACAATGTGCACAACCTATGTCACACCCAACATGGGTGTGGGTTCGgcgattttgaaaattgtgggtatgTAGgtatgacaaatttttaaattctcaaaaatgataaatgaaaaaaactttaatagttcattatctgtaatcccataaaaaatctacaaagaaaatagtaaaaagatgcaaaataaagaaaatataatgaaaaaaaaattcaaagaataaaGCAATAAGCAATCAGCTGTTatagaaaagtgagaaaaccAATCACGATCAGGCGATCACTCTTCATTTAGGCTTGTGCCTAAGCTTGGCTGATCAGCAACATcacttttttttggttgatgtagAGAGTTGAAAGAAATAGCTGATAGATTCATCTAACTTTTAATCAAAAGTGGCAGCAACCAAACAAAACTGGCAGCCAAAATAGCCGCTAtaaataaaatgcaaccaaacaagataaacacataaaatcaaacaaaacgTCAAAACGTATATAGATCTATAGATTTACAATTCAATCTTCAAACGAAAACatccccaaataaaaaaaaaatgagaaacacGAAATCAAGAAAACGAACATTAAGTTGTAatagtgaaataaaaaaaaaacgacacTTACTTGGCTGCTGCCAATTGCCACTGTGCACTGCTGGATGTGGCTATCGGTCGCCGGACGTTGTTGCCACCGCCAGTAAAGCCTAGGCATCAGGCCGTCCCGATCCGGCCCGACACCTGAAACTCGGGAGCGGGCCTGGCCCGACACCCGAAACTCGGGCCCAAGCCCGGCCTGACCATTCAAACCTGAGCTCGAGCCCGactcgattaaattaaaaaaatattttataaatgtaaaacaatatataaatcTAGTTAATCGTAATacaatattatatttatataaaaatcaataaaataaatataaaaaaacattatctgGCCCACCTGGGCTTATCGGGCAcaaccgggccggcccgataaggGTAAGGAATCGGGCTGGCCCAGTACCTCTTTTTCCTGGCCCGGGCTCAAGTCAGGTcgagtaccgggtacccgcTGGCGGCTGGCCCAGTGCCCAGCCTCTGCCAGTCATTGATCTACTTTGGAACTACGCCGGTCGGGTTTCTTATAATTTGGATTGGGTCTAGGTCACCCAAACCCAATCCAACCCATACCCAACACTCTCACCGTACCCAATTCCGCGTGCCCGCATGATGCATACCGGAGTGGGTACGTTGGGCAATCCCACACACCCCCCACATACCCGTGTCACATAGTGCACAATAGATACACACTGATCAAGTAGCTTGAAGCATTTATGGTGTGGTATATCATGTCTCATGATGGTAAGATATTGAGCTCATAGTAATTTTACATCTTTGACCTTAAAATCTTTACATAGGGCTGAGATATAACTTTGCTTATAAATGTACATAATATGTTAAGCTTTTTTATATTAATCACCTCGTCTAGGCAATTTTTACATTCTTCATTTTGCCATTTGTTGGAATATACTCAATGTATGCTatgttttcattaatttctCAACTCTTTTGAATAGAGTACACTCACCCTTTTGTTCAGCTCATAGGAACTTAGGGAGGTTCGTCAAGAAGCTGTCAGCTATTTGTCCAGCCCAAACtcataaaaattcaatttgatccTGTATCTGATTAACaatattgaaattgattttcatgttCCATTTTAATCTGCTTTAGTTTAGAGTTTAATTGTATGGGAAACTTGAATTTATAAGTACAAAATCCAAGTCGAATGCTTTTCTTGTCTGACAATATTCGATTTGAAtaaattagtttttcattttctattttagtattatttcatttaaaaaaaaaaagtcacaatacacgttttttttccaaaaaaatgcacataaaaCGTGAGAAATAAGTCagctgtttaaaactaaaaaaatgaagttctttttgaaaaagatgccAAAAAGcgaaaaaacgcgttttttttcatgttttccccatttttattcattttaggCATTTTCCCCatgtttttaatgccaaactttttgtttcattttctaatttttatttgtttcttatttacttattttttgattttgtgTTATTAGCttcagttattttatttttttttaattttttggatttttaaattttttaaagatttaccatattttttcctttgtttcaaGCTCggcgtattatacccgagaaaaacctcgccgtttaaaacatgaaaacattTTGTGACTACGTTTagaaatcaaatatatataaaagcttgaTTTTTACATTGCATGCTCCCTCGTGTCTATTTGAGGTATTTCTTGGATGTTCCaataatttttctattatcattATATTAATTTCAAATTACTTGATGAGTTCATTCTAGTAATTACATTATGTATAGCTTCATCTTCTCCACGTTAAGGCAATTTGTTTAGTTCTTTACGTGGTTATTACTCCTTAGTCCTTATTTGTTCACTAAAAGATTGCAGTTGAGGGTTGCATGCATGGAGAACTTGATAATGTCTACTCTACTCTCAAATACTTGGAAGAAGTGGAGAACACAAAGGTTGACCTGCTTATATGTTGTGGTGATTTTCAGGTATAATGTATAATTATTGAGATTTCTTGttatcttttgttgttttaacAAATGAATCATGCCAAATAGATAATTTTCTATTTCTTATATCAATTTAGTTCATGTCGTAACCAATTGAGTTTGCCAGTTAGTCATGTTGATGGGTTTGTTTACTTGATGAGTGATGGTCCTGTCCACAATGGAAGTAACTTCAATGCTGAAGGACATTGTGCATGGTTTAcatactatttatttttttccgaTAAATAACTTGTGGGATAGGTCTCTTCCTTTTTAAACTCCCTGATAACAAATGCAAAgcaataataatgaagaaaaagctaaaaatttatatattcatAAGGATAGCACAGAGATCACCTCCCAAGCTAGAGAGTGATCTTCCAAGCAATGGTTGTCTCCATTTTCTAGTTGCATATGAGTAAACAGACAAGGATATGCATATTCCTCTGTTACATGATTCTTTCCTTGTCTGCATACCAAGCGATTGTTAGAAATCTCAGATAGAAGATTCCTTTAATAACTTATATGATCACAGTTGAGGCTGCATTGTGGTTCATTATTAATATTGCATGTGCGTTGTTCTTAATACAGCTATTGCTTTTAAAATCAATTggacaagcttttttttttttttttttttttttttttttttttttgtgggaggGTTGGGGGAGGTTGGTCGAGTCAATATGGTTGTGCTTTTGTGTTCTATATCTTACATTATATATTTTACTTTCCAAGCAGGCTGTTAGGAACAAAAATGATTTGGACTCTGTTAACGTCAAAGCAAAGTATCGCAATATGAATAGCTTTTGGAAGTACTACACTGGCCAAGTGATAGCTCCAGTTCCAACAGTATTTATTGGTGGAAATCATGAAGCGTCCAATTATTTATGGGAACTGTAAGTAGTCTTTCCTCACCTGTTTTTTGTTGTGAACTGTGAAGAATGCAGCTATCTAGTTACCAATGATGGCCCTtgatatatctttttttttttttgcgttttcaattttatgttttttttcctcctctgACTGAAGGATAAACAAGATGGTTTTGCATGTGTTTGCAACAAGGAAGTTATTCACATGGTAGAGTTGTCACGCAGAAGGGTTTTCTATAACAAATCTCTCAGCCAGACAACTTTTGCACGGTCACTATCTTTATTAATTACACTAGCTTATGGGTGAGAGTATGGGTAAGGAAACAGTATGggtaaaaatttaccatattttttccttttttcccccttttttcaaGCTccccgtattatacccaagaaaaagcTCATTGTTTAAACTCGGAGAccttatttgtgactatgaaatAAAGTATAGTTGTTTGTTAGAAATTAAATACTGTAAGCCAAGTTCAACATATATAAATTAGGGTTGGCATGCATCATGCTGATCTATATGCAGCTGCCTCTTTCTAGGTACTGAAAATGCATTTATATGAACTATTTCGTCATCCTTCAGGCTGTGTGACTTATAGCATGCTTGTCATGACCTTGTAAATGTTCAAGTTATTTGTCTCAATTTCTGTGTTCTTACTTCCATCTCCAGAACACTCTTAATGAATCTAGCTGTTGTATCCAGATTTTACAGAATGATATGTTCTAATTACGAGAAACAATATTGCACATTTTTTCCACTATAATTGAAAGTGTCAACAAGACTCTTTCTCCTTATAATACTCTTGGGTTTGGATTCTGAAGCTTTAGTTTGTATTTCAAGTGTGCAGGTACTTTAAATGCTTTAGGGTTTGGTGGTAAAAATGAAACTATGTATGGACAGAGAAATGTAGATATGCCATGTGCTCTTGTGGACAATCCTTGTGGCTCATCTTCTGCAatctttctttaaaaattgtttAGCAGCTTGCTTTGTTCAATTCAATTAACCATTGTGAGACCATTTTATGTAGCCTTTGGATGTATGTAATGattatatttttgtctttagGTATTATGGAGGGTGGGCTGCACCTAACATATATTTCTTGGGTTTTGCTGGGGTGATCAAATTTGGCAACATTCGTATTGCTGGTCTCTCTGGAATTTACAAGGAATACAGCTACCATAAAGGCATGTCAACCCTGTCACTTCCATGTTGAGTAatgatttcttaatttttcagcATGGTCTCCGTATGGATGCTTATATACATTAAGAAAGAAAGCAGGCCCGTGTGTACCTTATAATATAAATCTGCATTCATTAACTAGTCCATGGTTTATTGTCCATATGCCTCTCAATAGTAGTTTGGATGTagtttttgccatttttcttttgtttcaatttttgtttgctCTTCTTGTTTGATAGTATGAGGAATGTAAATATATTAAGCTTTCTATTAACAGGACACTATGAACGAGCACCttacaatgaaaaagaaattaggTCCATATATCATGTGCGTGAATATGATGTATACAAGCTAATGCAAATTGAGGAGCCTATTGATATTTTCATTTCACATGATTGGCCCCGTGGTATTACAAAATATGGAGATTGGGAAAAACTGATCAGTCAAAAGCCATTCTTTAAGGAAGAGGTAATCTCACATCTGCTTGCCTTTCAATTGTTATTTCCTTGAGAAGCTATGTCAGATATGTGTCATGTGTGggtgtggcatttttttcaaatgttgaGGTTGCAGGTGATGTGTACATCTTTTGATATCAAAGGCAAGCAATATTTAGCGATGGTGCATTGAAAAGTATAATGCACACACAAGCAGCTTGAGTCAATATCGAGTGTAATctgcatatatgtacatgacTGCAATCCCATGGCTGATAATTGGGTTTGACACTAATGCCTGTTTTGGATGTGATGCTGGTGCAACAGCATATCCTTAAAGGGTCTATGCCATTGTCACAAAGAACACGTCCTATTGgaaaaaaatgcgtataataCGCCAAAACACAGTCAGCCttataaaaagtgaaaaaaatgtgtcttttttaaaaaaatatcagaaaataaaaaacgtgaaaaaaacatgtattatatgcatattatatgcgttttttcacgttttttcgtatttttcatgattttttattttttataattttcgggatttattaaatgtttttaattttttaaaaatttacaaagCTTTTCCTAAGGTGTACAACTTTTCCATTTTAGACCTGAGAAATTCcttgccgtataatacccgtacacgttttttgtgacaatggtctGTGCCATATAACTTTCTatttaattataaatttataatgtaaTAATGTTCTACTTTAATTATAATGTAAAGAGGCATTACTCATTGATGCCTTTACCCTTTTCTGATGTGCTTCCTAATATCATATGTACCACCACAACCAttcttttcttggaaaaatctgTTACATGATTAGCAACTTTGGCATCTTACAAAGTCAGTTGTTGTTGGTATAGGTTATTGAGGGAATGTTGGGTAGTAAGGCTGCCGCAGAACTATTGGATAAATTAAGACCTCCTTTTTGGTTTTCTGGTCATCTTCACTGTAAGTTTTCTGCTATTATTCAACATGGAGAAGGAGGAACTGCCACAAAATTTCTTGCTTTGGATAAGTGTCTTCCTGGCCGCAAATTTTTACAGGTATACCTTCCTTATGTTGAGTGTATTTTTactgtttaatatatatatttttttcggAACTATGATAAGACCCATCTCAACTTTTTGCTTGACAGTTGGTTCTGTTTCTTGGTCATCTGGATTTAACTCTAGGTTATTGACATTGAGTCAGAATGTGGACCATTTGAGCTTCTATATGATGAAGAGTGGCTTGCTATAACAAGAAAGTGCAATTCGATGTTCCCTTTGACTAGGCAACCAACACTTTTTAggtttgttttttcaaaatttttgttgaaaatatttaaaaaggcatccccatttttttttgtttcttattgtCATTTAGTTTGTGGTATTATTCTGTTGCAATTACTAATCCTCTAAATCATGACTGGATCAGAAACCAGCAACTTGACAGTGAAGGCCACAGGGAATGGGTCAGGAATCTCCTTAAGGAGAGAGAGTCATCCAAACCGTTTGACTTTACTTCTTCTGTGCCTGCTTATGGACATCCTTTATCAAGTGCCACTGATTCTTCTGGCAAGTTTCGTTTACATCCCAATTATATATGATTTCATTCAACTGCAACTGGAGCTTGATTAATTTTCTTTCGCTATCAGAGTAATTTGTTCATTTCATTTGATGAACCTTGTATTATGATTGTTTGTAGCTATCAGGGACATCTGATGTCTTCTGCTATTCTGCTATTTCTTTTATTAGTCCTTTTTGTTCTCTCCACCCCCGCCCCCCCTTTAGTCTTCATTTGAGTGAGATGATGATTGGCAGGAAGAAAACTATGAAATAGCATCTTTTAACTTTATGATGTATATTGTCCGGTCTCTTAACTGCTATCTCTTTCTCAATATAAGGCCAACTGGAGGTCCTTTGTGGGTTTGATGGGCCCATATGTTGCTATTGATATGCTCGTGCCTAAGCAGCTGGCGCCATTTCTCCTTTGAGTGCTCTACTGCATCTAGAGTTTTAGATATGGACTGAAATTCTTTGCACATATCCAAGAATAAGTCTCTTTCATCGCTCCCAATGTAGTCAAATGCCTATTGACCTTCAAAAAGTACTAGGTGAGGCCTAGTTGGTGCACAAGGTTAAGACTTAGTTTTAGGAAAATGAGATTACAGTGTTGAGATAAAATTAGACATATGTGAAAGCACAACAATTAACATTCAAGACTCAAGAGTCAAAACATAAGACAGGTGCATAAACAGTAACTTGCATGCTACAGATGTATATATTTCATAACAGTAt
This window of the Nymphaea colorata isolate Beijing-Zhang1983 chromosome 2, ASM883128v2, whole genome shotgun sequence genome carries:
- the LOC116248081 gene encoding lariat debranching enzyme isoform X1, with translation MKIAVEGCMHGELDNVYSTLKYLEEVENTKVDLLICCGDFQAVRNKNDLDSVNVKAKYRNMNSFWKYYTGQVIAPVPTVFIGGNHEASNYLWELYYGGWAAPNIYFLGFAGVIKFGNIRIAGLSGIYKEYSYHKGHYERAPYNEKEIRSIYHVREYDVYKLMQIEEPIDIFISHDWPRGITKYGDWEKLISQKPFFKEEVIEGMLGSKAAAELLDKLRPPFWFSGHLHCKFSAIIQHGEGGTATKFLALDKCLPGRKFLQVIDIESECGPFELLYDEEWLAITRKCNSMFPLTRQPTLFRNQQLDSEGHREWVRNLLKERESSKPFDFTSSVPAYGHPLSSATDSSGHVRNPQTEAFLQLLELPYLLDSSPTWGSNDRTFDDDSEYSAAADDVDDEEDFEES
- the LOC116248081 gene encoding lariat debranching enzyme isoform X2, with protein sequence MHGELDNVYSTLKYLEEVENTKVDLLICCGDFQAVRNKNDLDSVNVKAKYRNMNSFWKYYTGQVIAPVPTVFIGGNHEASNYLWELYYGGWAAPNIYFLGFAGVIKFGNIRIAGLSGIYKEYSYHKGHYERAPYNEKEIRSIYHVREYDVYKLMQIEEPIDIFISHDWPRGITKYGDWEKLISQKPFFKEEVIEGMLGSKAAAELLDKLRPPFWFSGHLHCKFSAIIQHGEGGTATKFLALDKCLPGRKFLQVIDIESECGPFELLYDEEWLAITRKCNSMFPLTRQPTLFRNQQLDSEGHREWVRNLLKERESSKPFDFTSSVPAYGHPLSSATDSSGHVRNPQTEAFLQLLELPYLLDSSPTWGSNDRTFDDDSEYSAAADDVDDEEDFEES